The sequence ACGGCACCCGCGAACCTTTCGGTGGACGCCGCTGTCGCCGCTGCGGCGCATCGGGTGCTCGCGTATCTCTATCCTGGGCAAGCAGCAGCGCTGGACCAGAAGCTCGCAGCTGATCTCGCTGACATCCCGGAAGGAGACGACAAGGCGGCGGGACTTTCTTTCGGCAGAGCGGTAGCCGATGCCGTGATCGCCTTGCGTGATCATGACGGCTGGGACGCCTTCGTGACTTACAACGCCGAAGGCGCACCCGGACAGTGGGTCCCGACTCCGCCGATGTTCGATGTGCCCCTTGGGCCGCAATGGGGCTCGTTGACGCCTTTTGCGCTTCAGACAGGCGACCAGTTCCGGCCAGGCGCGCCTCCGAGCCTCGATAGCGCCGAGTATGCTGCAGCCTTTGACGAAGTCATGCGACTAGGTTCGGCCACGAGCAGCGAACGTACGGCCGAGCAAACACAGATCGCGCGCTTCTGGGCCGACGGGCTTGGATCCTTCACGCCATCCGGCCATTGGAACGCGATTGCGACGGAGGCCGCGCAGGCGGAGGGCCTCAGCCTCTCTGACTCAGCACGTATGCTTGCCATGCTCAACATTGGCCTGGCCGATGCCGGCATTGCCGCCTGGGACGCCAAATACTTTTACGGAAGCTGGCGGCCAATTACGGCCATTCGTCGCGCCGATGAGGATGGAAATCCGGAAACCACAGCCGATCCGACCTGGCAGCCGTTGCTCCTCACGCCTGCGTTTCCCGAATACATCTCGGGCCACTCAACATACAGCGCAACGGCGGCAACCATTCTGAGCGGTGTGTTTGGAGATTACGCCTTCTCAACGACAAGCATCGGACTTCCTGGCGTAACGCGCTCATTCGACAGTTTCGACGATGCTGCGGCGGAGGCCGGCCAGAGTCGCATATATGGCGGCATTCACTTCCAGTTCGCCAATATTGCCGGCCAAGCCACAGGACGCCTGATCGGTGATTGGGTTCTTGACGCATTTTCGGTTGAGGCCGACACGCGAGCGCCTGTTGTCCTTGTTGACCAGAGTGGCGGGCTGGTCACGGCGGGTGCGCTGACGCTGACCGGCTTTGCACTCGATAATCTCGCCGGTCTCGCTTCGCTGGAGGTGCAGCTCGATAATGGGCCAACGAAAAGCATATCCGTCGATGAGGTCGGACGCTTCTCGTTTGACGTGAGCACGTCATTCACTGGAATCACCGACGGACAACACGCGCTCATCTTCACCGCCAAGGACACGGCTGGCAACACCGGCGACCATGCCTTCATCTTCATACGCGATACAGCCGCGCCGACGATCACGCTAACCAGCTTCGCCGATGGCGCGGATGTCGATGCGGCGACGCGCCTGGTCGGAGCTGTTGATGGCACCGGTTCGACGATTGCGTCGCTGTCCTATCAGGTTGGCAATGGACCCATACGGCCGATTGTCTATGACCACGCGACTGGGGCCTTCGACGAGCTGCTCGAGCTCGGCACCGCGGCGCTAGGGGCGAACGAGCTGAGACTGTTTGCAAGAGACGCGGCCGGCCATACTCAAACGCTTGCGCTGTCGGTCAATTTGCCTTCACAGATTCCATTTGCAATCGACCAGTTGCTCCCGTCCGATGGGGCGGACGACATTGGCGTTACGTTCCGCCCGCAGGTGACCTTCACGCGCGCGGCCGATGCGGCCACCCTGAACGCGAACACGTTCTTTGCTACCGACGCGAGTGGAGCCAAGATTCCGGCCAACATCGTGGTTTCGCCGGATGGTTTACGCGCCTGGCTGTTCTTCGACGACCCATTGCCGGGCAGTTCGACGGTCAAGCTCAATCTCGATGGCGACGCGATCCGCGCCGTAGGTGACGGAGCGTTCCTGGATGGCGATACCGACGGAATTGATGGCGGCGATCTCTTGACTTCGTTCACGACTGTCAGCCGCACACCGCTGCCGAACACTACGATCACCGGCGTCGTGGTCGGCCCCGGCGCCGACCTCAAGCCGATGACCTATGACGACTTCCGCGCCGGCCTGGATGGCGCGGCGCATACATCAGACGATTTGTTCCTCGAGCCGATCGCCAACGCAAAGGTCTACATCCTCGGCTTTGAGGATCAGGCGGTGTTCACCGACGCGCAGGGTCGCTTTGCGCTGACCAACGTGCCGGGCGGTGTGGTCAAGGTTGCGGTCGACGGCCGCACTGCGACCAATGCGCCGGTGGGCGTCTTTTATCCCGAGATGGTGATGGACGTGAGTGTCCGCCCTGGGCAGGTCAACACGCTCATGGGCACGATGGGTTCGACCCAAGAGCAGATCGAAAACCTTAGCCGTCCGGAAGTCTATCTGCCGCGGCTTAGCACCGGTATTTTACAAACCCTATCCGATACGACGCCAACCGTGATCACAGCCGGCGCGGACGCGGGCCTTAATCTGACGGAAGCGCAACGCGAGGAGCTGCAGATCACCGTGCAGCCGGGCATCGCGCTCGACGAGAATGGCCGTCCCGTGGCGAACGCACAGGTTGGCATCCAGATGGTCGATCCGGCGCTCGTGCGCGACATGCTGCCACCTGGCATCATGCAACTCGCAGCCACGTTCACCATCCAGGCCCCCGGTGTTGCTGCGTTTGCAACCCCGGTGAAGATGTCGTTCCCCAATCTGTACAGTCTCGCGCCGGGAGAGAAGACATTCTTCTATTCTTTCAATCATACGACCGGCCTGCTCGAGATCAGCGGTACGGCGACCGTGTCCGCGGACGGCTTCTCGGTTGTAACGGATCCAGGTCAAGGCATCCTTGCACCAGGCTGGTATGGAGTCACTCCGCCCGGTAACCAAGCCCGGCTCCCCTTGGATGAAAACGGGCCGGAACTTCCAAGCAATGACCCGAACCTGCCAGAAGGTGTCAAAATAAATCCGGCGATGAGACCGGTTCCAAATTTGGACGGTGTCAAGGACGATCTTCTGAATCCTGAAACCTTGCTCAAGATCAGAGACGCGTTTCGGCATGTGTTTGGAGATGATGCAGACCTATTAATTAACTCTGGAAAACGCGATGGCACCGGAGGAAGTCAGCACAACCATGGCGAAGCACTCGATTTTCAAATTCCGCCGGGCACAACGAACGAGCAGCGGTCAGAGCTCATAAGGGAGCTGCGGGAAGCGCTGCCGAACGGATGGCGAATCGGTTTTTCCCAGGAGTTGGTAAACCTAGTAACCGGCACACCGATTTTGGGTGCGGATGGAAGGCCGATCGGAGTGCCATTGCCAAGTGCAAATTTTTTTGATCCGCCTCCCGGGCACATACACATAGACAACGGAAACAATGGCGTTCCTGTTGGTACTCGGCCATCGAGTAACGCAAATCAGCTGGAAATTTCCAACCTCTCTCTGGACCAAGGCTTGGCTGAGGCGAGTTCGCGCTTTAGCTTCTCAGACAACTACTTCACGATCAAATCGCTGACGGACGGGAACCTCATAAGGGGTGCTATCTCGCCGGGATCGGGAAATATTTTCTTAGCGTCAAATCAGGCATACTTGCTAGAGACTTTCGACGCTGATTCTGGATACGTCCTCAAACTAGAAATTCCAGCGAGGCAAAGCGGCCAAAGCATAGACGTAGCCAATTTCTTATTGCCCCGATCGGTTCCAGCTATTAGCCAAGACGACGGGATAAGCGGAGAAGATGCTGATAGCGAGATTGCTCTCGACTTCTATCTATTCAAACCCACCATCGATACTGATCACGACGGTCTTCCCGATGCGGCTGAGGAGGTTATTGGAAGTCTGGTCACATCAGCTGACAGCGATGGAGACGGGGTTTCCGATCTAGCAGAGATCAAGGCAAAGACGAATCCCCTCGACGGAGTTCCGGTTACGACCGGAGTGATTGCCGCGACTAGCGTTCAAGGCGAAGTTCGGCAAGTAACTATCGAAAGCAGCGTCGGTGTGGGTGGCTCTTCGGCCACGGCCTACGTAGCAACCGGTACTCATGGCCTCGCCGTCGTCGATGTCACCGATGCATTCAAGCCAGTGGTACGGGCCGAGCTCGATCTACCCGGCACCGCGGTTGACCTCGCCGTTGACACGTCGCTCAAGATCGCCGCCATAGCCGCGGGCGCCGGCGGACTTCATCTCGTCGACGTGTCCGATTCCGTCGCCCCGACACTGATCAAGACCGTCGCCGTCGGCGCCACCACCGTCGATATCATCGACGGTATCGCGTACGTCAACGACGGTGGCAAACTTAGGTCTTTTGACCTCGCCACCGGCGATGAAATCCAGACACTCGACCTGTTTGCCGCGGCTACGACTGTAACCGGCCTCGCACACGAGGGTTCGTTCCTCTACGTCCTCGACAACAGCAACATCGTGCACGCCGTCGAGGTGGTGAATGGCCTGCTTATGGTCGAGCGGGGTTCATTCCCCCTTGCGCTGGGACTGGGCAGCGTCGACCGCCAGCTGTTCGTCGCGGAGGGCGTGCTTCACGTGCCCGCCGGCGCGAGCTACGCCACGATCAACGTCGCCAATCCAGCGGCCATGTCGCTGATCAGCGGACCCGACGCCAACAACATCGTCGGCACGGCACTTGCGCTCAACGGCTCGGGTCTCGGTATTGCCGTCGGCAGCATTGCCGGCAACGCGATCGACATTGTTCGCACCGATGATCCTGCCAATACTGGCGATTTCGTCACCCGCATCACGCTGCCCACTGCGCCCACCTCGGTCGCCATTGGTAACGGTCTTGCCTTCGTCGGCGCCGGCAATCAGTTGCAGGTGGTGAACTATCTCGCCTTCGACACGCAAGGCCAAGCCCCGACCGTTACGCTTGCCAACTTTCCTGCGGACATCGATCCGACGCGTCCTGGCATCCAGGTTCAGGAAGGGCAGGTGGTCCCGTTCGGTGTGCGCATCGCGGACGATGTGCAGGTGCGCGACGTCGAGTTGCTCGTTAACGGACAGGTGCAGCGTGTCGATGGCGCCTATCCGTTCGATCTGCGTGCAGTCTTGCCGACCATTGCCGCGAATGACGGGACGAGCGTGACCTTGCAGGCACATGCTCGCGACACCGGTGGGAATGCGGGCCTCTCTGACCTCCTCACAATCGAGCTTGTTCCGGACACCATTCGACCGCAGCTAATGGACACCAACTTGGTCGATGGTGCGACCGTAGGTTCTTCGTTCAGAACGCTGCGGTTCAACTTCTCCGAGCCGCTCGATCCTGCGACGGTCTCGGCGGACAATTTTCACCTGTTTGGGCCTGATGGCGTCGAAATCGTGCCCACGGCCGTTCAGCTGAAGAACGGCGGTTTCACCGTGCAGCTCAGCTACGCGCCGCTCGCGCTTGGCGAGCATCGTGTGGAAGTCGACCTTGCCGAAATATCCGACCGCGCCGGTAATACGGTTGCCGCGAGCGTCCTGACCAAGTCGTTCAACGTCGCTAAATTCAGCATCGAGTGGATCGCCGCGACCGGAGGTAACGCCAACAACCCTGCCAATTGGAGCGAAAATCGCATACCGAACGCCAGCGACGATGCCTTCATTGATTTGCCCGTAGGCCAAATTGTCACTTTCAACAGCATCGGTACCGAGTTCGGGTCTTTGACCGTAACCGCAGCGACGCTGCAGCAGACGAGCGGAACGCTCACGATCTCGAATGGGCTGAAGTCGAGCGGAGCTGTCGGTCTCACCAGCGGCACGCTTGTGCTGAATGGCAATAGCAATAGCGTGGGCAGCCTTAGTCAATTGGGCGGCACTTTCTCTGGCATCGGAAGCATCGCGTTGGCGGGCGCTACATCTCTGTCCGGAGGTGTTCAAGCGGGCACCGGCACGACGGTGGCGCAGGGCGGAGCGGCATTCGGCAGCTTCTTTGCGCTGGATGGCGGGCGGGTGCTGCAGCTCGGCGGCAGCAGCACGGCCACGGGAACGTTTGCCCAGGTCGACCTCAACGGTGCCAACCCGACCACGGGGCTGAGCGAGATTGGCTCTGGGACGCTGATGATCGCGACCGGCGCGACGTTCGATGATCAGACGACGAGCAGTGGGCTGAGCATCATTGCCAGCAACTTCGGCACCACCGACGACGGCAGTACGGCGGCGGTGAACAACGAGGGTACCCTCATCAAGAGCGGGGCGGCAGCGACCTCGAGGATCAGCGCCGCATTCAGCAATCGGGGCGTGGTCGAGGTTCAGAACGGGACGCTGGTTCTGCTTGGCGGCGGTACCGACGCGGGAGCGATCTATCAGGGCGTCGGCATGGTGGAGTTCGCCGGTGGGACGCGGACGCTGGATGCTGCCTCTAGCATCACCGGCAATGCAACCTTCAGCGGCGGCACGACGACAATCAATGGGATCTATACCGGATCGGGCGGGACGACGGTGAGCGGCGTTGGCACGGTGACGTTTGCCGGTGCCGCGACCACCGGGTCTCTGGTGCAGACCGGCGGCCTTCTGG is a genomic window of Bradyrhizobium sp. CB1717 containing:
- a CDS encoding Ig-like domain-containing protein, which encodes MSTLDGMSQGLNGLVSYKERDTALKLAPNAVLSASGNFGGQTLATSDVTSGVNDGDGRKKNGHDADIALAAIKAPGVNHAPVIDLNGIAAGTSATLHYNVGDALTALAPVATVVDVDSANFGGGSLHVAITQNGIRSDQLAIVTDSIVSLTGSGGKTHVKINGVPIGVVSGGENGNELVISFIGSATSDRVQILLDHIGYSNSSKIPSTPTREISFKLIDGDGIQHGGNDTGNAVAYVIFDSAPPDTAAASGAGGEDASVAIALSGSDADGTVSSFRIINVPANGVLYRDALLTALLQPGDSVPAINNSALVYFRPAPNWNGSTDFNYASVDNSGAQDATPATASITIHPVNDAPTITSVTLVTIGEDAGASPVGFSAPTDVDGDALTITVTSLPAKGTVYLADGITAVVNGQTLTSSQLTGLLFTPADNANGDAGLFSYTVSDGIAAPVAGSVAFTITPQNDAPVVASATLTIAEDAPAAPLGLSAPTDADGDALTITVTSLPAKGTVYLADGITAVVNGQMLTSSQLTGLLFTPAANANGDAGLFSYTVSDGIAAPVAGSVGISITPEVGGEVTTPIIYRIEDDTGLAGDGLTSDRTLTLSGTATPGNFIIVFLDGQEIGTTTVGASGEWIFDYSAASLSDGSYSFSAEARLGTSTSDRSDGFAVEIDTIAPALTSSELARSSDTGAAGDLITEAAKVTIVGQAEAGATVALVGTSLKTVANINGGFSLPGIDLPLGTSELTLRVVDAAGNENHASLTLERIAASGAENAALAWNQTTLDTIRADGATPIVASRTLAMESIAVLDVLAAIDGTPAIMVGLTAPANLSVDAAVAAAAHRVLAYLYPGQAAALDQKLAADLADIPEGDDKAAGLSFGRAVADAVIALRDHDGWDAFVTYNAEGAPGQWVPTPPMFDVPLGPQWGSLTPFALQTGDQFRPGAPPSLDSAEYAAAFDEVMRLGSATSSERTAEQTQIARFWADGLGSFTPSGHWNAIATEAAQAEGLSLSDSARMLAMLNIGLADAGIAAWDAKYFYGSWRPITAIRRADEDGNPETTADPTWQPLLLTPAFPEYISGHSTYSATAATILSGVFGDYAFSTTSIGLPGVTRSFDSFDDAAAEAGQSRIYGGIHFQFANIAGQATGRLIGDWVLDAFSVEADTRAPVVLVDQSGGLVTAGALTLTGFALDNLAGLASLEVQLDNGPTKSISVDEVGRFSFDVSTSFTGITDGQHALIFTAKDTAGNTGDHAFIFIRDTAAPTITLTSFADGADVDAATRLVGAVDGTGSTIASLSYQVGNGPIRPIVYDHATGAFDELLELGTAALGANELRLFARDAAGHTQTLALSVNLPSQIPFAIDQLLPSDGADDIGVTFRPQVTFTRAADAATLNANTFFATDASGAKIPANIVVSPDGLRAWLFFDDPLPGSSTVKLNLDGDAIRAVGDGAFLDGDTDGIDGGDLLTSFTTVSRTPLPNTTITGVVVGPGADLKPMTYDDFRAGLDGAAHTSDDLFLEPIANAKVYILGFEDQAVFTDAQGRFALTNVPGGVVKVAVDGRTATNAPVGVFYPEMVMDVSVRPGQVNTLMGTMGSTQEQIENLSRPEVYLPRLSTGILQTLSDTTPTVITAGADAGLNLTEAQREELQITVQPGIALDENGRPVANAQVGIQMVDPALVRDMLPPGIMQLAATFTIQAPGVAAFATPVKMSFPNLYSLAPGEKTFFYSFNHTTGLLEISGTATVSADGFSVVTDPGQGILAPGWYGVTPPGNQARLPLDENGPELPSNDPNLPEGVKINPAMRPVPNLDGVKDDLLNPETLLKIRDAFRHVFGDDADLLINSGKRDGTGGSQHNHGEALDFQIPPGTTNEQRSELIRELREALPNGWRIGFSQELVNLVTGTPILGADGRPIGVPLPSANFFDPPPGHIHIDNGNNGVPVGTRPSSNANQLEISNLSLDQGLAEASSRFSFSDNYFTIKSLTDGNLIRGAISPGSGNIFLASNQAYLLETFDADSGYVLKLEIPARQSGQSIDVANFLLPRSVPAISQDDGISGEDADSEIALDFYLFKPTIDTDHDGLPDAAEEVIGSLVTSADSDGDGVSDLAEIKAKTNPLDGVPVTTGVIAATSVQGEVRQVTIESSVGVGGSSATAYVATGTHGLAVVDVTDAFKPVVRAELDLPGTAVDLAVDTSLKIAAIAAGAGGLHLVDVSDSVAPTLIKTVAVGATTVDIIDGIAYVNDGGKLRSFDLATGDEIQTLDLFAAATTVTGLAHEGSFLYVLDNSNIVHAVEVVNGLLMVERGSFPLALGLGSVDRQLFVAEGVLHVPAGASYATINVANPAAMSLISGPDANNIVGTALALNGSGLGIAVGSIAGNAIDIVRTDDPANTGDFVTRITLPTAPTSVAIGNGLAFVGAGNQLQVVNYLAFDTQGQAPTVTLANFPADIDPTRPGIQVQEGQVVPFGVRIADDVQVRDVELLVNGQVQRVDGAYPFDLRAVLPTIAANDGTSVTLQAHARDTGGNAGLSDLLTIELVPDTIRPQLMDTNLVDGATVGSSFRTLRFNFSEPLDPATVSADNFHLFGPDGVEIVPTAVQLKNGGFTVQLSYAPLALGEHRVEVDLAEISDRAGNTVAASVLTKSFNVAKFSIEWIAATGGNANNPANWSENRIPNASDDAFIDLPVGQIVTFNSIGTEFGSLTVTAATLQQTSGTLTISNGLKSSGAVGLTSGTLVLNGNSNSVGSLSQLGGTFSGIGSIALAGATSLSGGVQAGTGTTVAQGGAAFGSFFALDGGRVLQLGGSSTATGTFAQVDLNGANPTTGLSEIGSGTLMIATGATFDDQTTSSGLSIIASNFGTTDDGSTAAVNNEGTLIKSGAAATSRISAAFSNRGVVEVQNGTLVLLGGGTDAGAIYQGVGMVEFAGGTRTLDAASSITGNATFSGGTTTINGIYTGSGGTTVSGVGTVTFAGAATTGSLVQTGGLLAGSGTLTATGPSAFSGGTQGGAGTTLAQGGAAFSNFFALDGGRVLQLGGSSTAAGTFVLVDLNGANPITGQNDAGFGTMTIAAGATFDDQTTSSGLSIIASNFGTTDDGSTAAVNNEGTFIKSGSAATSRISAGFNNRGVVEVQSGTLVLSGGGTDVAAIYQGAGTTEFTGGIRTLDAASSITGNATFSGGTTTVNGSYTGSETTTVSGGTVMFAGAMTTGSLVQTGGLLAGGGTVTASGTSAFSGGTQGGTGTILAQGGALLSNFFALDAGRVLQLGGSSAATGTFVLVELNGVNPNTGQSEAGSGTLAIASGATFEDQTTNSGLSIVANNFGSGDDGLTAAVNNFGTLIKSGSAGSSRISVAFNNHGLVEVQNGTLVLSGGGIDVGAIYQGAGTIEFAGGIRTLDAASSITGNATFSGGTTTIDGSYTGSGTTTVSGVATVEFAGGATTGALVQTGGILTGGGTLTASGTSAFSNGAQAGTGTTLAQGGAAFSSFFALDGGRALQLGGSSAAIGAFVLVELNGVNPITGQSDAGSGTLTIANGATFDDQTTSSGLSIVTNNFSSGDDGSTAAVNNLGTFIKSGSGVISTISAAFNNSGVVEVQNGTLRLSGGGTDVGAIYQGAGTIEFAGGIRTLDAASSITGNATFSGGTTIVNGSYTGSGTTTASGGTVTFAGAATTGTLVQTGGLLAGSGTVTAIGPSAFSGGTQGGTGATFAQGGASLSNFFALDAGRELQLGGSSAATGTFVLVELNGANPNTGQSDAGSGVLTIANGATFDDQTTSSGLSIVANNFSSGDDGSTAAVNNLGTFIKSGSAATSTISVDFINQGLLVGESGLLRFSGDVDNSGGVIQTQGGNLEFTTLAGGTVDVNDSTVHVLGHAHDVVIDFSSNEAGTIKFEADARSTATGVEFWAATGLTLEGLGVGDQLIVPEVSPSGPDVVGNEYVPNATGTGGTLYLTYAIPASGAGGAIAFNLEIGVLGNYTADSFVFADQGNHTVITIDPATVSAGQQSTELQSAFAPSNEASVENSSIGTVSGSDVFETAGFSFKADTAFSGLPAETISESGAFTLETIAPSDSIAVPASASEMLFGSTNDPVQFDTSISAIDFISAGNISTGLDQEQLKNSTVLQSGDWTI